A window of the Serratia sarumanii genome harbors these coding sequences:
- the folA gene encoding type 3 dihydrofolate reductase encodes MIISLIAALAADRVIGMENAMPWHLPADLAWFKRNTLNKPVIMGRKTFESIGRPLPGRHNIVLSSRPGNAAGVTWVTSLDEALAAAGEVEEVMVIGGGRIYTQLLPRADRLYLTHIDAEVGGDTHFPDYEPDEWETTFSEFHDADDLNSHSYCFEILQRR; translated from the coding sequence GCATGGAAAACGCCATGCCGTGGCACCTGCCGGCGGACCTTGCGTGGTTTAAACGCAACACGTTGAATAAGCCGGTTATTATGGGCCGCAAGACCTTCGAGTCCATCGGCCGCCCGCTGCCGGGCCGCCACAATATCGTTTTGAGCAGCCGCCCGGGCAATGCCGCCGGGGTGACCTGGGTGACCTCGCTGGATGAAGCGCTGGCCGCCGCGGGCGAGGTGGAAGAAGTGATGGTGATCGGCGGTGGGCGCATCTATACCCAGCTGCTGCCGCGCGCCGATCGCCTGTACCTGACGCACATCGACGCCGAAGTCGGCGGCGATACCCACTTCCCGGATTACGAGCCGGACGAGTGGGAAACCACGTTCAGCGAATTCCACGACGCCGACGATCTGAACTCGCACAGCTACTGCTTCGAAATCCTGCAGCGCCGCTGA
- a CDS encoding PhoX family protein — MTKQIEQLDADRLIDPTRRKLLLGSAGAVGLAGFLGGGIWSVSSEALAEDLPPNKLLGFQGIAASTADEVTIAPGYRAEVLISWGEPLVDGAPAFDPQGNNSAADQEKQFGDNNDGMSFFPIDDNHGVMAINNEYVNEQYLFAHGGAKATSLEEVRKSQAAHGVSIVAVKRVGDGQRWEVERPSRYNRRITANTEMQFSGPAAGHPLLQTAADPSGRKVLGTFGNCANGKTPWGTYLTCEENFDTYFGTHQADYKTTPEQKRYTLKVSEPERNWPDYDERFDVAKNPNEFNRHGWIVEIDPLNPTSTPIKHTALGRFKHENAAVTVAKDGRLVVYMGDDERGEHIYKYVSKGVVDAANPANNRTLLDEGTLYVAQFDGDEAGTPLKGKGRWIALEFGKNGLTPENGFRDEAEVLIFARKAAQQVGATKMDRPEWIAVNPHDGRAYCTLTNNSKRGEEGMPLNAANPRPNNIYGQIIRWDEGGDATAGTFAWDIYALCGNPIAHPEGVNRGTPNITAENTFNSPDGLGFDRAGRLWILTDGKYSNKGDYAGQGNNQMLVGDPISGEIRRFMVGPKSCELTGITFTPDYKTMFVNVQHPGEEGDSHFPNNSPRPRSSVLMITREDGGVIGA, encoded by the coding sequence ATGACCAAGCAAATTGAGCAATTAGACGCCGACCGCCTGATCGATCCCACTCGCCGCAAACTGCTGCTCGGCAGCGCCGGCGCCGTCGGCCTGGCCGGTTTTCTCGGCGGCGGCATCTGGTCGGTCTCCAGTGAGGCGTTGGCCGAGGATCTGCCGCCGAACAAGCTGTTGGGTTTTCAGGGCATCGCCGCGTCTACCGCCGATGAGGTGACCATCGCGCCGGGCTACCGCGCCGAGGTGCTGATCTCCTGGGGCGAGCCGCTGGTAGACGGCGCGCCGGCCTTCGATCCGCAGGGCAACAACAGCGCCGCCGATCAGGAAAAACAGTTCGGCGACAATAACGACGGCATGAGCTTCTTCCCGATCGATGACAATCACGGCGTGATGGCCATCAATAACGAATACGTTAACGAGCAGTACCTGTTCGCTCACGGCGGCGCCAAGGCCACCAGCCTGGAAGAGGTGCGTAAATCGCAGGCGGCGCACGGCGTCTCCATCGTGGCGGTAAAGCGCGTCGGCGACGGCCAGCGCTGGGAGGTGGAGCGCCCGTCGCGCTATAACCGCCGCATCACCGCCAATACCGAAATGCAGTTCAGCGGCCCGGCCGCCGGGCACCCGCTGCTGCAGACCGCCGCCGATCCGAGCGGGCGCAAGGTGCTGGGCACTTTCGGCAACTGCGCCAACGGCAAGACGCCGTGGGGCACCTACCTGACCTGCGAAGAAAACTTCGATACCTACTTTGGCACTCATCAGGCTGATTACAAAACCACGCCGGAACAGAAGCGCTACACGCTGAAGGTCAGCGAACCGGAGCGCAACTGGCCGGACTATGACGAGCGCTTCGACGTGGCGAAGAACCCCAACGAATTCAACCGCCACGGCTGGATCGTCGAGATTGACCCGCTGAATCCGACCTCGACGCCCATCAAGCACACCGCGCTGGGCCGCTTCAAGCACGAGAACGCGGCGGTGACCGTGGCCAAAGATGGCCGTTTGGTGGTGTACATGGGTGACGACGAACGCGGCGAACATATCTATAAGTACGTTTCCAAAGGCGTGGTCGACGCCGCCAATCCGGCCAACAATCGCACGCTGCTGGACGAAGGGACGCTGTACGTGGCGCAGTTCGACGGCGATGAGGCCGGCACGCCGCTGAAGGGCAAAGGGCGCTGGATTGCGCTCGAGTTCGGCAAGAACGGCCTGACGCCGGAGAACGGCTTCCGCGATGAGGCCGAAGTGCTGATCTTCGCCCGCAAGGCGGCGCAGCAGGTCGGCGCCACCAAAATGGATCGCCCGGAGTGGATCGCGGTGAACCCGCATGACGGCCGCGCGTACTGCACGTTGACCAACAACAGCAAGCGCGGCGAGGAAGGGATGCCGCTGAACGCCGCCAACCCGCGGCCGAACAATATCTATGGCCAGATCATTCGCTGGGACGAGGGCGGCGACGCCACCGCCGGCACCTTCGCCTGGGACATCTATGCGCTGTGCGGCAATCCGATCGCCCATCCGGAAGGCGTCAACCGCGGCACGCCGAACATCACGGCGGAAAATACCTTCAACAGCCCGGATGGGCTGGGCTTCGATCGCGCCGGCCGCCTGTGGATCCTCACCGACGGCAAGTACAGCAACAAGGGCGATTACGCCGGGCAGGGCAACAACCAGATGCTGGTGGGCGATCCGATCAGCGGCGAAATTCGCCGTTTCATGGTGGGGCCGAAGTCCTGCGAACTGACCGGCATCACCTTCACCCCGGACTACAAGACGATGTTCGTCAACGTGCAGCATCCGGGAGAAGAGGGCGATTCGCACTTCCCAAACAACAGCCCGCGCCCGCGTTCATCGGTGTTGATGATCACGCGTGAAGATGGCGGGGTGATTGGGGCGTAA
- the apaH gene encoding bis(5'-nucleosyl)-tetraphosphatase (symmetrical) ApaH has protein sequence MSTYLIGDVHGCFDELKSLLAQVAFDPERDQLWLTGDLVARGPASLDVLRFVRSLGPAVRMVLGNHDLHLLAVYAGISRNKPKDRITPLLEAPDADELINWLRRQPVLQVDDEQKLVMAHAGITPQWDIDTAKMCAREVEAVLSSDSYPLFLDAMYGDMPNNWTPELSGLARLRFSTNALTRMRYCFPNGQLDMICKDAPGTAPAPLKPWFELPRLVDPEYTIVFGHWASLEGKGTPEGVIGLDTGCCWGGDLTMLRWEDRRYFTQPANRGEAPDHAGRLAAF, from the coding sequence ATGTCGACATACCTTATCGGCGACGTTCACGGCTGTTTCGATGAACTGAAGTCGCTGCTGGCTCAGGTTGCGTTCGATCCCGAGCGCGATCAACTGTGGCTGACCGGCGATCTGGTGGCGCGCGGCCCCGCCTCGCTGGACGTGCTGCGCTTCGTGCGCTCGCTCGGCCCGGCGGTGCGCATGGTGCTGGGCAACCACGATCTGCACCTGCTGGCGGTTTACGCCGGCATCAGCCGCAACAAACCCAAAGATCGCATCACCCCGCTGTTGGAGGCGCCGGACGCCGACGAGCTGATCAACTGGCTGCGCCGCCAACCGGTGCTGCAGGTGGATGATGAGCAAAAGCTGGTGATGGCGCACGCTGGCATCACCCCGCAGTGGGATATCGACACCGCGAAAATGTGCGCGCGCGAAGTGGAAGCGGTATTAAGCAGCGACAGCTACCCGCTGTTCCTCGACGCCATGTACGGCGATATGCCGAACAACTGGACGCCGGAGCTGAGCGGCCTGGCGCGCCTGCGTTTCAGCACCAATGCGCTGACGCGCATGCGTTATTGCTTCCCCAACGGCCAGCTCGACATGATCTGCAAAGATGCGCCGGGCACCGCACCCGCGCCGCTGAAACCGTGGTTCGAGCTGCCGCGCCTGGTGGATCCGGAATACACCATCGTCTTCGGCCACTGGGCCTCGCTGGAAGGCAAGGGCACGCCGGAAGGCGTGATCGGGCTGGACACAGGCTGCTGCTGGGGCGGCGATCTGACGATGCTGCGCTGGGAAGACCGCCGTTACTTCACGCAGCCCGCTAATCGCGGCGAGGCGCCCGACCACGCCGGCAGGCTGGCCGCGTTCTGA
- the apaG gene encoding Co2+/Mg2+ efflux protein ApaG: MIDSPRVCIQVQSIYVESQSIPEEERYVFAYTITIRNLGRTDVQLLGRYWLITNSNGRQTEVQGEGVIGEQPVIPPGGEFQYTSGAILETPLGTMEGHYEMVDHQGQPFRTAIPVFRLAIPTLIH; encoded by the coding sequence ATGATTGATTCGCCCCGCGTGTGTATTCAGGTTCAGAGCATCTATGTGGAATCACAGTCGATCCCTGAAGAAGAGCGTTACGTCTTCGCCTATACCATCACCATCCGCAATCTGGGGCGGACCGACGTGCAACTGCTGGGCCGTTACTGGCTGATCACCAACAGCAACGGCCGCCAAACCGAAGTTCAGGGCGAAGGCGTGATCGGCGAACAGCCCGTCATTCCGCCCGGCGGAGAGTTTCAGTACACCAGCGGCGCCATTCTGGAAACGCCGCTGGGCACCATGGAAGGCCATTACGAAATGGTTGACCACCAGGGTCAGCCGTTCCGCACCGCTATTCCCGTGTTTCGCTTAGCCATTCCAACGCTGATCCATTAA
- the rsmA gene encoding 16S rRNA (adenine(1518)-N(6)/adenine(1519)-N(6))-dimethyltransferase RsmA — MNNRVHQGHFARKRFGQNFLTDQFVIDSIVSAIHPQPGEAVVEIGPGLGALTEPVGARMDRMTVIELDRDLATRLENHPRLKDKLTIHQQDAMTVNFAELAEEAGQPLRVFGNLPYNISTPLMFHLFSYTQAIRDMHFMLQKEVVNRLVAGPNSKAYGRLTVMAQYYCNVIPVLEVPPTAFAPPPKVDSAVVRLVPHSVLPNPVGDVRMLSRITTQAFNQRRKTIRNSLGDLFTPEQLTELGVDPSLRAENISVAQYCKLANWLSANPAPQQ, encoded by the coding sequence ATGAATAACAGAGTCCACCAAGGGCACTTTGCCCGCAAACGCTTTGGACAAAACTTTTTAACCGATCAGTTTGTCATCGATAGCATTGTCTCCGCCATTCACCCGCAGCCGGGCGAAGCGGTGGTCGAGATCGGCCCCGGCCTCGGCGCCTTGACCGAGCCGGTCGGCGCGCGCATGGACCGCATGACGGTGATCGAACTGGACCGCGATCTGGCCACCCGGCTGGAAAACCACCCGCGGCTGAAAGACAAGCTGACCATCCACCAGCAGGACGCCATGACGGTGAATTTCGCCGAACTGGCCGAGGAAGCTGGCCAACCGCTGCGCGTATTTGGTAACCTGCCGTACAATATTTCGACGCCGCTGATGTTCCACCTTTTCAGCTATACTCAGGCAATCCGCGACATGCACTTTATGTTGCAAAAAGAGGTGGTCAACCGTCTGGTGGCCGGCCCGAACAGCAAGGCCTACGGGCGTTTGACCGTGATGGCGCAGTACTACTGCAACGTCATTCCGGTGCTGGAAGTGCCGCCGACCGCGTTCGCGCCGCCGCCGAAGGTCGATTCCGCCGTGGTGCGTCTGGTGCCGCACAGCGTGCTGCCGAATCCGGTGGGCGACGTGCGCATGCTGAGCCGCATCACCACGCAGGCGTTCAACCAGCGGCGGAAAACCATCCGCAACAGCCTGGGCGACCTGTTCACGCCGGAGCAGCTGACGGAGCTGGGCGTCGATCCTTCGCTCAGAGCAGAAAATATTTCTGTGGCGCAGTACTGCAAGCTGGCGAACTGGCTGTCAGCCAATCCGGCGCCGCAGCAATAA
- the pdxA gene encoding 4-hydroxythreonine-4-phosphate dehydrogenase PdxA, producing the protein MHSNKRVVITPGEPAGVGPDLVAALAQQDWPVELVVCADPALLLERAKRLGLPLTLRDYQPQQPAEAQRAGTLTVLPVPLAHPVTAGELNVSNSAYVVETLARACDGCLNGEFAALITGPVNKGVINDAGVPFIGHTEFFADRSRCDRVVMMLATEELRVALATTHLPLLAVPGAITQQSLFEVIRILDHDLKTKFGIARPHIYVCGLNPHAGEGGHMGHEEIDTIIPALDALRAEGIHLVGPLPADTLFQPKYLQDADAVLAMYHDQGLPVLKYQGFGRAVNITLGLPFIRTSVDHGTALELAGTGTADVGSFQTALNLAIKMIINCNE; encoded by the coding sequence ATGCACAGCAATAAACGCGTCGTCATTACCCCCGGCGAACCCGCCGGGGTAGGGCCGGATTTGGTGGCAGCGCTGGCGCAACAGGATTGGCCTGTTGAGCTGGTGGTGTGCGCCGATCCGGCCCTGCTGCTTGAACGCGCCAAGCGTTTGGGCCTGCCGCTGACGCTGCGCGACTACCAGCCGCAGCAACCGGCCGAAGCGCAACGCGCCGGCACGCTGACCGTGCTGCCGGTGCCGCTCGCTCACCCGGTCACCGCCGGGGAGCTGAACGTCAGCAACAGTGCCTACGTGGTGGAAACCCTGGCGCGCGCCTGCGACGGCTGCCTCAACGGCGAATTCGCCGCGCTGATCACCGGCCCGGTGAACAAGGGCGTGATCAACGACGCCGGCGTGCCGTTTATCGGCCATACCGAATTCTTTGCCGATCGCAGCCGCTGCGATCGCGTGGTGATGATGCTCGCGACCGAAGAGCTGCGCGTGGCGCTGGCGACCACCCACCTGCCGCTGCTGGCGGTGCCGGGCGCCATCACGCAACAGAGCCTGTTCGAAGTCATCCGCATCCTCGACCACGATCTGAAAACCAAATTTGGCATCGCCCGGCCGCACATTTACGTCTGCGGCCTGAACCCCCACGCCGGGGAAGGCGGCCATATGGGGCACGAAGAGATAGACACCATCATCCCTGCGCTCGACGCGCTGCGCGCTGAGGGCATCCATCTTGTCGGCCCGCTGCCGGCGGACACCCTATTCCAGCCCAAATATCTGCAAGATGCCGATGCGGTGCTGGCGATGTATCACGATCAGGGGCTGCCGGTGCTAAAATACCAAGGGTTCGGCCGCGCGGTGAATATCACCCTCGGTTTGCCTTTCATACGCACCTCGGTCGACCACGGTACCGCTCTGGAACTGGCCGGCACCGGCACCGCCGATGTCGGCAGTTTCCAAACGGCCCTGAATCTCGCCATTAAAATGATAATTAATTGTAATGAATAA
- the surA gene encoding peptidylprolyl isomerase SurA, with protein sequence MKNWRTLILGLVVCANAAFAAPQEVDKVAAVVDNGVVLESDVNGLLQSVKLNAQQAGQQLPDDKTLRHQIIERLIMDNIQLQMAKKMGITVSDADLDKAIANIAAQNKMSVDQLRSRLSYEGLNYNTYRSQIRKEMLISEVRNNEVRRRVTILPQEVDALAKQVGAQNGSDTEMNISHILIPLPENPSQQQVDKAEELAKRLVGEINSGADFGKLAITYSADSQALKGGNMGWGKLQEIPTLFAERLVSAKKGDVVGPIRSGVGFHILKVNDIRGASQSVSVTEVHARHILLKPSVVLTDDQARAKLQSVAEAIKSGRAKFADEAKQLSQDPGSAMQGGDLGWASPDIYDPAFRDALLKLSKGEISAPVHSSFGWHLIQLLDTRQVDKTDAAQKDRAYRMLFNRKFAEEAQTWMQEQRAQAYVKILDGSDAQQ encoded by the coding sequence ATGAAGAACTGGAGAACGCTTATTCTCGGATTGGTAGTTTGCGCCAATGCCGCGTTCGCAGCACCCCAAGAAGTGGATAAAGTCGCCGCCGTCGTGGATAACGGCGTGGTACTCGAAAGCGACGTCAACGGTCTGTTGCAGTCCGTGAAGCTCAACGCCCAGCAGGCCGGCCAGCAATTGCCGGACGACAAGACGCTGCGCCATCAGATCATCGAACGCCTGATCATGGATAACATCCAGCTGCAGATGGCCAAGAAAATGGGCATCACCGTGTCCGACGCCGATCTGGACAAGGCGATCGCCAACATCGCCGCGCAAAACAAGATGAGCGTCGATCAGCTGCGCAGCCGCCTGTCGTACGAAGGGTTGAACTACAACACCTACCGTTCGCAGATCCGCAAAGAGATGCTGATCTCCGAAGTGCGTAACAACGAAGTGCGCCGTCGCGTCACCATCCTGCCGCAGGAAGTGGACGCGCTGGCCAAGCAGGTGGGCGCGCAGAACGGCAGCGACACCGAAATGAACATCAGCCACATCCTGATCCCGCTGCCGGAGAATCCGTCGCAGCAGCAGGTCGACAAAGCCGAAGAGCTGGCCAAACGCCTGGTGGGTGAGATCAACAGCGGCGCCGACTTCGGCAAGCTGGCGATCACCTACTCCGCCGATTCTCAGGCGCTGAAAGGCGGCAACATGGGCTGGGGCAAGCTGCAAGAGATCCCGACCCTGTTCGCGGAACGTCTGGTGAGCGCCAAGAAAGGCGACGTCGTCGGCCCAATCCGTTCCGGCGTCGGCTTCCACATCCTGAAAGTGAACGACATCCGCGGCGCCAGCCAGTCGGTGTCGGTCACCGAAGTGCACGCCCGTCACATCCTGCTGAAACCTTCGGTGGTGCTGACCGACGATCAGGCGCGCGCCAAGCTGCAATCCGTGGCGGAAGCGATCAAGAGCGGCCGCGCCAAGTTTGCCGACGAAGCCAAACAGCTGTCGCAGGATCCGGGTTCTGCCATGCAGGGCGGCGATCTGGGCTGGGCTTCCCCGGACATCTACGATCCGGCCTTCCGCGATGCGTTGCTGAAGCTGAGCAAGGGTGAAATCAGCGCGCCGGTCCACTCTTCCTTCGGCTGGCACCTGATTCAGCTGCTGGACACTCGTCAGGTGGATAAGACCGACGCCGCGCAGAAAGATCGCGCTTACCGCATGCTGTTCAACCGTAAATTCGCCGAAGAAGCGCAGACCTGGATGCAGGAACAGCGCGCCCAGGCTTACGTGAAGATCCTCGATGGCAGCGATGCACAGCAATAA
- the lptD gene encoding LPS assembly protein LptD: MKKSFPTLLATMIWTALYSQHALADLAEQCMLGVPVYDKPLVSGDPNSLPVTINADDSRADYPKSALFSGNVHIEQGNSTLTAKEVELNQTQNPGQAEPVRTVTATGDVHYSDNQIKLKGPKAWSNLNTKDTDVYEGDYQMVGRQGRGDADKMKMRGANRYTILENGTFTSCLPGDDSWSVVGSEVIHDREEQVAEVWNARFRIGGVPVFYSPYLQLPVGDKRRSGFLIPNAKYGSNNGFEFMLPYYWNIAPNYDATITPHYMSKRGLQWQTEFRYLVQPGLGLMEFDWLPDDKEYGKDHDDSKRWLFYWNHNGVMDQVWRFNVDYTKVSDSKYFTDLDSKYGSTTDGYATQKFSLGYANENWNATLSSKQFQIYDDTDRSQSESYKVQPQLDLNYYKNDLGPFDFHIYGQAAKFTSVNPYSPDATRLHMEPTLSLPLTNGWASLNTEAKVMATHYQQDIPDGFAANYQSRKGAVAPELDDSVNRVLPQFKVDGKLVFERPMIWAEGATQTLEPRVQYLYVPYRDQSNIYTYDTTLLQTDYSGLFRDRTYSGLDRIASQNRVSTGLTTRIYDDALVERFNASVGQIYYFSRSRTGDQVTGYDNNDDTGSVAWAGDTYWKIDDRWGLRGGLQYDTRLNSVSLGNGVVEYRQDAERVVQLNYRYATPEYIQTALNTKTVPAFQDGISQVGITGSWPIADRWAVVGAYYYDTRAKQSADQLVGLKYNTCCWAVTLGYERKITDWNNSNNTSVYDNRVSFNVELRGLSSDHSLGSAEMLRSGILPYQRAF; this comes from the coding sequence ATGAAAAAAAGTTTCCCAACACTGCTGGCCACGATGATTTGGACGGCACTCTACAGTCAGCACGCGCTGGCTGATCTGGCCGAGCAATGCATGCTTGGCGTTCCCGTTTACGACAAACCTTTGGTCAGCGGCGATCCGAACAGCCTGCCGGTCACCATCAATGCCGATGACTCGCGCGCCGACTATCCGAAAAGCGCCCTGTTCAGCGGCAACGTGCATATCGAGCAGGGCAACAGCACCCTGACCGCCAAAGAAGTCGAGCTGAACCAGACGCAAAACCCTGGCCAGGCGGAGCCGGTGCGCACCGTCACCGCCACCGGCGACGTGCACTACAGCGACAATCAGATCAAACTGAAAGGCCCGAAGGCCTGGTCGAACCTGAACACCAAAGATACCGACGTCTATGAAGGCGACTACCAAATGGTAGGCCGTCAGGGGCGTGGCGACGCCGACAAGATGAAAATGCGCGGCGCCAACCGTTACACCATTCTGGAAAACGGCACCTTTACCTCCTGTCTGCCGGGCGACGACAGCTGGAGCGTGGTCGGCTCCGAAGTGATCCACGATCGCGAAGAGCAGGTGGCGGAAGTGTGGAACGCCCGCTTCCGCATCGGCGGCGTGCCGGTGTTCTACAGCCCGTACCTGCAATTGCCGGTCGGCGACAAGCGCCGTTCCGGCTTCCTGATCCCGAACGCCAAGTACGGCAGCAACAACGGCTTCGAGTTCATGTTGCCGTACTACTGGAACATCGCGCCGAACTACGACGCCACCATCACGCCGCACTATATGTCCAAGCGCGGCCTGCAGTGGCAGACCGAGTTCCGCTATCTGGTGCAGCCGGGCCTCGGCCTGATGGAGTTCGACTGGTTGCCGGACGACAAGGAATACGGCAAAGATCATGACGACAGCAAGCGCTGGCTGTTCTACTGGAACCACAACGGCGTCATGGATCAGGTGTGGCGCTTCAACGTCGACTACACCAAGGTCAGCGATTCCAAATACTTCACCGATCTGGACTCCAAGTACGGTTCCACCACCGACGGCTACGCCACGCAGAAATTCAGCCTCGGCTACGCCAACGAGAACTGGAACGCCACGCTGAGTTCCAAGCAGTTCCAGATTTACGACGATACCGATCGCTCGCAGTCGGAATCGTATAAAGTTCAGCCGCAGCTGGATCTGAACTACTACAAAAACGACCTCGGCCCGTTCGACTTCCATATTTACGGCCAGGCGGCCAAGTTCACCAGCGTCAACCCGTACAGCCCGGACGCCACCCGTCTGCATATGGAGCCGACGCTGAGCCTGCCGCTGACCAACGGCTGGGCCAGCCTGAACACCGAAGCCAAGGTGATGGCGACCCACTACCAGCAGGATATTCCTGACGGTTTCGCCGCCAACTACCAGAGCCGCAAAGGCGCCGTTGCACCGGAGCTTGATGATTCGGTCAACCGCGTATTGCCGCAGTTCAAGGTCGACGGCAAGCTGGTGTTCGAACGCCCGATGATCTGGGCCGAAGGCGCCACCCAGACGCTGGAGCCGCGCGTACAGTACCTGTACGTGCCGTACCGCGACCAGAGTAACATCTACACCTACGACACCACGCTGCTGCAGACCGACTACTCCGGCCTGTTCCGCGACCGCACCTACAGCGGCCTGGATCGCATCGCTTCGCAGAACCGCGTCTCCACCGGTTTGACCACCCGCATTTATGATGACGCGCTGGTTGAACGTTTTAACGCTTCCGTGGGTCAAATCTACTACTTCAGCCGTTCGCGCACCGGCGATCAGGTAACAGGGTACGACAACAACGACGATACCGGCAGCGTGGCCTGGGCCGGCGATACCTATTGGAAAATCGACGATCGTTGGGGCCTGCGCGGCGGCCTGCAGTACGACACCCGCCTGAACAGCGTCTCGCTGGGCAACGGCGTGGTGGAATACCGCCAGGACGCCGAGCGCGTGGTGCAGTTGAACTACCGTTACGCCACGCCGGAATACATCCAGACGGCGTTGAACACCAAAACGGTTCCGGCCTTCCAGGACGGCATCTCGCAGGTGGGCATCACCGGCAGCTGGCCGATCGCCGATCGTTGGGCGGTGGTCGGGGCGTATTACTACGACACCCGCGCCAAGCAATCCGCCGATCAGCTGGTGGGGCTGAAGTACAACACCTGCTGCTGGGCGGTGACCCTGGGCTATGAGCGCAAGATCACCGATTGGAACAACAGCAACAATACCAGCGTTTACGACAACAGAGTTTCGTTCAACGTCGAACTGCGCGGCCTGAGCAGCGATCATAGTCTCGGCTCCGCAGAAATGCTGCGCTCCGGCATTCTGCCGTATCAGCGCGCATTCTGA
- the djlA gene encoding co-chaperone DjlA, whose translation MQYWGKLLGVIVAIWSGAGFWGVVLGLIIGHMIDTARSNKRSRGFFTDQQTRQTLFFRTTFQVMGHLTKSKGRVTEADIQIASLFMDRLQLHGEARTAAQQAFREGKQSQFPLRETLQQFRSICFGRFDLIRMFLEIQIQAAFADGSLHPNERQVLYVIAEELGISHAQFDQFLSMMEGGRQFGGGQQGGYSQGGYQQAQRGPTLDDACKVLGVRSSDDAATIKRAYRKLMSEHHPDKLVAKGLPPQMMEMAKQKAQEIQAAYDLIKREKGFK comes from the coding sequence ATGCAGTATTGGGGAAAACTGCTCGGCGTCATCGTCGCCATTTGGTCTGGCGCGGGATTCTGGGGTGTAGTTCTGGGGCTGATTATCGGTCATATGATCGATACGGCGCGCAGCAATAAGCGCAGCCGGGGTTTCTTCACCGACCAGCAAACGCGGCAAACGCTGTTTTTCCGCACCACTTTTCAGGTGATGGGCCACCTGACCAAATCCAAAGGACGCGTTACCGAGGCAGATATCCAGATCGCCAGCCTGTTCATGGATCGCCTGCAGCTGCACGGCGAAGCGCGCACCGCGGCGCAGCAGGCGTTCCGCGAGGGGAAACAGAGCCAGTTCCCGCTGCGTGAGACGCTGCAGCAGTTCCGCAGCATCTGTTTTGGCCGCTTCGATTTGATTCGGATGTTTCTGGAAATTCAGATTCAGGCGGCGTTCGCCGACGGCTCGCTGCACCCGAATGAACGCCAGGTGCTGTATGTCATCGCCGAAGAGCTGGGCATTTCGCATGCGCAGTTCGATCAGTTTCTCAGCATGATGGAGGGCGGGCGTCAGTTCGGCGGCGGTCAGCAGGGCGGGTATTCGCAGGGCGGCTATCAGCAGGCTCAGCGCGGCCCGACGCTCGACGATGCGTGCAAGGTGCTCGGCGTGCGCAGCAGCGACGATGCCGCCACCATCAAACGCGCCTACCGCAAATTGATGAGCGAACACCATCCGGATAAGCTGGTGGCGAAGGGCTTGCCGCCGCAGATGATGGAAATGGCCAAGCAGAAAGCGCAGGAAATTCAGGCGGCGTACGATCTGATCAAACGCGAGAAAGGCTTCAAATAA
- the rluA gene encoding bifunctional tRNA pseudouridine(32) synthase/23S rRNA pseudouridine(746) synthase RluA: MEPYNPPQDPLHILYQDEHIMVVNKPSGLLSVPGRAPENKDSLMTRIQADHPAAESVHRLDMATSGVIVVALNKAAERELKRQFREREPKKSYIARVWGHMAHDEGLVDLPLICDWPNRPLQKVCFDTGKAAQTEYQVLSRDADGSTRVKLTPITGRSHQLRVHMLALGHPILGDGFYAPPEAKAMAPRLQLHAQELRITHPAFQTPMHFRAEPDF, encoded by the coding sequence ATGGAACCCTACAATCCCCCGCAGGACCCGCTGCACATCCTGTATCAGGATGAACACATCATGGTGGTCAACAAGCCCAGCGGCTTGCTGTCGGTGCCCGGCCGCGCGCCGGAAAACAAAGACAGCCTGATGACCCGCATTCAGGCCGATCATCCGGCCGCCGAATCGGTGCACCGGCTGGATATGGCCACCAGCGGGGTGATCGTGGTGGCGCTCAACAAGGCCGCCGAGCGCGAGCTGAAGCGTCAGTTCCGCGAACGCGAACCGAAGAAATCCTATATCGCCCGCGTTTGGGGGCATATGGCGCATGACGAAGGGTTGGTGGACTTGCCGCTGATCTGCGACTGGCCGAACCGGCCGCTACAAAAGGTGTGTTTTGACACCGGCAAAGCGGCGCAGACGGAGTATCAGGTGCTGTCGCGCGACGCCGACGGCAGCACGCGCGTGAAGCTGACGCCGATCACCGGCCGCTCGCACCAGCTGCGGGTGCACATGCTGGCGCTGGGGCATCCGATCCTCGGCGACGGTTTCTACGCCCCGCCGGAGGCCAAGGCGATGGCGCCGCGGCTGCAGCTGCATGCGCAAGAGCTGCGTATCACCCACCCCGCCTTCCAGACGCCGATGCACTTTCGCGCCGAACCGGATTTCTGA